In the Pseudomonas sp. ADAK2 genome, one interval contains:
- a CDS encoding ABC transporter permease: MFENLLQNLGLSAFSLKGFGPLLMEGTWMTIKLSVLSLLVAVLLGLLGASAKLSKVKLVRVPAQVYTTLIRGVPDLVLMLLIFYSLQTWLTSFTDLMEWEYIEINPFSAGVITLGFIYGAYFTETFRGAILAVPRGQVEAATAYGLKRGQRFWIVVFPQMMRFALPGIGNNWMVMLKATALVSIIGLADLVKAAQDAGKSTYQLFYFLVLAALIYLLITSASNFVLRWLERRYAAGSREAVR; the protein is encoded by the coding sequence ATGTTCGAAAACCTCTTACAAAACCTGGGGCTCTCAGCCTTCAGCCTCAAGGGCTTCGGTCCTTTGCTGATGGAAGGCACCTGGATGACCATCAAATTATCGGTGTTGTCGCTCTTGGTTGCCGTGTTACTCGGCTTGCTGGGCGCCAGTGCCAAACTGTCCAAAGTCAAACTGGTGCGGGTGCCGGCCCAGGTCTACACCACGCTGATCCGCGGGGTGCCAGACCTGGTGCTGATGCTGCTGATCTTCTACAGCCTGCAAACCTGGCTGACGTCCTTTACCGATTTGATGGAATGGGAATACATCGAGATCAACCCGTTCAGCGCCGGGGTCATTACCCTGGGCTTCATTTATGGCGCGTACTTCACCGAAACTTTCCGTGGGGCGATCCTTGCCGTGCCACGGGGCCAGGTCGAAGCCGCCACTGCCTATGGCCTCAAACGCGGCCAGCGCTTCTGGATCGTGGTGTTCCCGCAAATGATGCGGTTCGCCCTGCCGGGCATCGGCAACAACTGGATGGTGATGCTCAAGGCCACCGCACTGGTGTCGATCATCGGCCTCGCCGATCTGGTCAAGGCTGCCCAGGACGCCGGTAAAAGCACCTATCAATTGTTCTATTTCCTGGTCCTGGCCGCGCTGATTTACCTGCTGATCACCAGCGCCTCCAACTTCGTCCTGCGCTGGCTTGAACGCCGCTACGCCGCCGGCTCCCGGGAGGCCGTACGATGA
- a CDS encoding transporter substrate-binding domain-containing protein, protein MKKALLTLSALALCMAAGSALAKEYKELRFGVDPSYAPFESKAADGSLVGFDIDLGNAICAELKVKCKWVESDFDGMIPGLKANKFDGVISSMTVTPAREKVIDFSSELFSGPTAYVFKKGSGVTADVASLKGKTVGYEQGTIQEAYAKAVLDKAGVKTQAYQNQDQVYSDLTSGRLDAGIQDMLQAELGFLKSPNGADYEISKPVDSELLPAKTAIGISKGNKDLKALLDKGIKALHDDGTYATIQKKHFGDLNLYSGK, encoded by the coding sequence ATGAAAAAAGCATTGCTGACCCTTTCTGCACTGGCGTTGTGCATGGCTGCCGGCTCCGCGCTGGCCAAGGAATACAAAGAACTGCGTTTTGGCGTTGACCCTTCCTATGCACCGTTCGAGTCGAAAGCGGCGGATGGCAGCCTGGTGGGCTTCGACATCGATCTGGGCAACGCAATCTGTGCCGAGCTGAAGGTCAAGTGCAAATGGGTCGAAAGCGACTTCGACGGCATGATTCCGGGCCTCAAGGCCAATAAATTCGACGGTGTGATCTCTTCGATGACCGTCACCCCGGCCCGCGAAAAAGTCATCGACTTCTCCAGCGAGCTGTTCTCCGGCCCAACCGCGTATGTATTCAAAAAAGGTTCTGGCGTCACGGCAGACGTCGCTTCGCTCAAGGGCAAAACCGTCGGCTACGAACAAGGCACCATTCAGGAAGCCTATGCCAAGGCCGTTCTGGACAAGGCTGGCGTGAAAACCCAGGCCTATCAGAACCAGGATCAGGTGTATTCCGACCTGACTTCCGGTCGTCTCGACGCCGGGATCCAGGACATGTTGCAAGCCGAACTGGGCTTCCTGAAGTCGCCAAATGGCGCCGATTACGAAATCAGCAAGCCGGTCGACAGCGAATTGCTGCCAGCCAAAACAGCTATCGGTATCTCTAAAGGTAACAAAGACCTCAAGGCACTTTTGGATAAAGGTATCAAAGCGTTACACGACGATGGCACCTACGCCACCATTCAGAAGAAACACTTTGGCGATCTGAATCTGTACAGCGGCAAATAA